The nucleotide window TCCGGGCCCACCCGCTGGTGGAGCGCACCTACTACCTCACCCACCTCGAGCACTGCCCCGTGCAACAGGATATCTACCAGCGCCACTGCCTCTCCCCGGGCTCCATGATTTCCTTCGACATCCGGGGCGGCGAGGCCGAGGCGTTCCGCTTCCTCAACGCCCTGAAGCTGATTAAGCTGGCCGTAAGCCTGGGCGGCACCGAAAGCCTGGCCGAGCACCCGGCCACCATGACCCACTCTGATATCACCGTCAAAGACCAGCGCACGATGGGCATTACCGCTCAGATGATCCGCCTCAGCATTGGCGTGGAAGACCCGCAGGATTTAATGCTGGATCTGAGCCAGGCCTTCGAGGCCGTGGGAATGCCCAAAGAAGTGCGCGTAGCGGAGCTGGCGTAAGCTTGCTAAACTTTCAAGAAGACCGTCATGCAGAGCATGTGGCGCATCAAGCCAGTGACGAAGCATCTCGCGTGCTGATGTGGCCAGGCTCATTCTAATTACCAGGGCACGCGAGATGTCTCCCGGTGGTCGACATGACGCCACCGTAGTAAGCCAATCTATTCCCAGTCCGGGTGCCGCGACTGGTACCTGTAAGTATTATAAAGCCTGCCGCTGAATTCAGCGGCAGGCTTTTTTGCTTGCAACTTCTGGAATAAGTGGCTTTCTTTCAAAAATATCCACTCTGCTTTATATGGAAGCCACATCTACTTTTGCTATTGACCTCGCCCTGGCCGGCTCCGGGCACGGGGCCACGGGAGGCCACGTCCCCGGGCACGGCCCCGCCACCTGCCTCAACTGCGGCACGCACGTACCCGAGCGGTTCTGCGGGCACTGCGGGCAGGATGCTCACCACACTCACCGCCTCAACCTGGCCCACATGCTGCACGAGATTCCGCACAGCATCTGGCACGTGGACAAGGGCATTCAGCACTCCATCTGGAACATTTTGCGCCGGCCCGGCACCACCATCCGCAGTTACCTGGCCGGGCAGCGCAAGTACCACTTTCCGCCCTTGTCCCTGCTGCTGCTCGTGACCGGGACCTACGCCTTTCTTTTCGCCGTGCTGCACATCGACATAGTGCCGCCCCGCGACCCGGCCATGCCCGAGGCCGTGTGGCTGGCGCAAAAGGACGCTGCCAGTTTCATGGCTAAGTACATGAGCTGGGTGTACGTGGGGCTGGTGCCGCTCATCGCCATCTTTGCCCGCCTGTTTCTGCGCCGCGGGGGCTACAACTACGCCGAGTGCCTGGTCATCGTGGCCTTTATCACGGCTATCTGCAATTTTCTGACCCTGCTCACCTTCCCCATCGTGTATTTCTACTCCGGCACGCCGCAGGTTCAGCTAGTGAGCTACGTGGTATCCGCCCTCAGTCTGGGCTATGCCACCTGGGCCTATGGGGCCATGCTGGCCCATACCGGTATGAGCCTGGCGGGCCGGCTGCTGCGAGGCTTCTTTCCCTTCCTGCTGGGCATTATGCTGCCCTCCATGCTGATGGGGTATATCATGATGAGCCGGCAACCAGATGCCGTTAAAAAGGAATACGGGCAGTACCTGCTCCGAAAGCAGCAGGCCAAGGCAGCCCCCGCGCCGGCCCGGCCCTAGGCGTCCGTTGCCGCTTTTTGCCCCGGTAGCAAAGCCCGCCGCTGCAGGTCAGCGGCGGGCTTTTTTTACCGTCTCCCGCATCTACGTTACCTGCCCTCGTACCTGTTTACAAGCCCATCCGACACGTGCCGCAGGAAGCCGCTCGCCCGCCGACGGCCCCCGACAGATGTCCAAGGGTCTTGTATGATTTTACAAGCCGCTCCGCCGCGTGTCAGATGCCGTTGTAAACAGTTACGACGGCATCTGACTCGCGGCGGAGCGGCCTGTTTTTTCTACGGGGACGGTAGCCGTTCAGCTTTAAAAGCTGATATATTGCTCAGGTTCCATCACTTATCATTACCCCTATGTTCTTACCTTTTTTAAAGAATCCGTTTCTTTCCCCGCGCTTCAGCCGCGAAGACTTCCGCGACCTGATGGCCGGCCACCTGAGCCGCCTCACGAGCCAGAACCAGGAAGGCCGCTACACCGCCCAGATTAGCTCCCTGCAACCCCACCACACTACCTACGCCCGCTTTCTGGCCGAGCAAAGCGAGGCCATCGGCGAGCAGCTAGGCAGCACCGGCGAAGTGCAGCAACTGCTGGCCGACTTCCAAGCCTTTGCCAAGAATGAGCTGCTAGTGGATGTGGAGTATCAGTTTAAGCGCAAAAAGCCCAATGCCGCCGCCCTGACGGAGTTTTTGCCCAAGGGCCGCAAGGAATACAACAAGGCCACGCTGCTCACGCTGCCCACCCTGCTGGAGCGCACCGCCACCCTGACGCAGAAATTCAAGGCCGAGCTCGGGCCGACCTGGCTGCCCAGGCCGCCGCCTTACAAGCCGCCTACACCGCCGCCCGCGACGCCCAGGGCCAGAGCAAAGGGGCCGTGCAAGACGACAGCAAGCAGGAAAAAAAGCTACGCAAAGCCGCCGCCCGCCAGCTCAAGCTCAACCTGCTGGAGCAAGTCAAGCTGCATATCGACGAGTCTGACGCGGTAAAGGCCCTCTACGACCCGAAGTGGTTTTCGCAACCCACCAATGACGGCGCGAAAAAGTAGGCGGCCCGATACAGCGTCTAAACAAGAACTCACATGGGCTATACTCTCCGAGCTTTTATTGGTCGCACAGCGGATGCACAACTACTGGCGAATCAATGGCCTGGTGCTAGTACTGTGGCCATTGGGAATAGCTTGTCTATTCTCCCGATGACGGATGACCTCTACGATGAACTGAACGACTATGCTCAGTCAGAAGCCATTGCGCCATTTGTCTTTTTGACTACTCGAATAGAAGCGAAGCTTTTGACCCTCATCGGCCCGGTCTGTCTTGGGTATGTAGAGGCAGACTACTTTGGAGGGACCGGAACTCAGGCAGCCATTTGGTGGCAATCCGGGGAGCGGGGTTGGCGGTCTGAAGCTACAGCAGGCTCTATCAATCGGCTGTTACGGCAGTTAGGCGTAACAGCCGGATATGGCAGAGATGAATTTGATACCGTGGGATTGAGTCGGTACCGCCATACGGAGGACTGGATTTCGTCCTGACAGATTCTCAATGAAGCACCTTTTCTTAAGCTGATTTCCTGGGGCTTCGGCGTAAATACAAGTATACTAATCAGTAAAAAGCCCGCCGCTGAACGTCAGCGGCGGGCTTTTTACGAAACGTTAGGCAAACAACTATTGCCCCAGCACCATGGCAAACACCAGCGGGGCCACGATGGTAGCGTCCGACTCGATGATGAACTTGGGCGTGTCCTGGCCCAGCTTGCCCCAGGTAATCTTCTCGTTGGGCACGGCACCGGAGTACGAGCCGTACGAGGTGGTCGAGTCCGAAATCTGGCAGAAGTAGCCCCACAGCGGCACGCTGGTGCGGCCCAGGTCCTGGTGCAGCATCGGTACCACGCAGATGGGGAAGTCGCCGGCAATGCCGCCGCCAATCTGGAAGAAGCCGACCTTGCTTTCCTCGGTAGCCTGCTGGGTGTACCAGTCGGCCAGGTAAATCATGTACTCAATGCCCGTGCGCACGGTGTGCACGTTCTGGATGTCGCCGCTGATGACGTGGCCGGCGAAGATGTTGCCCAGCGTGGAGTCTTCCCAACCGGGGCAGATGATGGGCAGGTTTTTCTCGGCGGCAGCCAGCATCCAGGAGTCCTTGGGGTCAATCTGGTAGTACTGCTCCAGCTCACCCGACTTGAGGATCTGGTAGAAGAACTCGTGGGGAAGTACCGCTCACCGGCTTTGTCAGCCTGCTCCCAGAACTTCAGTACCGAGTGCTCCAGGCGGCGCATGGCTTCCTCTTCGGGAATGCAGGTGTCGGTTACGCGGTTCATGTGACGCTCCAGCAGGGCCTGCTCGTCGGCGGCCGTCAGGTCGCGGTAGTTGGGCACCCGCTCGTAGAAGTCGTGGGCTACCAAGTTGAAGATATCCTCTTCCAGGTTGGCACCGGTGCAGCTGATGATTTGCACCTTGTCCTGGCGGATAAGCTCAGCCAGCTGGATGCCCATTTCGGCGGTGCTCATGGCGCCGGCCAGGGTAATCATCATCTTGCCGCCTTCGGCCAGGTGCTTGTTGTAGCCTTCGGCGGCGTCAATCAGGGCAGCGGCGTTGAAGTGGCGGTAGTGGTGCTTGAGGAAGTTCGTTACGTTCATCGAAATCGGGTTGTTCTGTAGTAGTGGGTGTGCGGTTTACAATCAAATAGCAGCTCCGAATCGTTCAATGTTTGTACACTATATCCAAGAATCTGAATAGCGTACCATTGCGGCTGGGTTGCTCACAAAAAAGGTGGTGCAGGGCGGCTTACTGGTCGAAATGCTTTTTCAACAGGGCCGCCGGAATGGTGGCGTTCCAGGCATCGTAGTCCTCGTCCATGCCAGTAGCGTAAAAGACGAAGTCGTCGGTGCGGGGCAGCTTATCGAAGCTCAGGCGGGGCGTAACTTCGGTTATCATCTGGTGAAACTGCTGAATCAGCGCTTCGCTGTCGTCCTCGTCCTCGTCCTCGTCCTCTTCTTCCTGCCAAAACGCTTCCTCGTAGCCGCTCAGCAACTCTTCGGTGCGCTCCGACTGCGGGGCTTCAACGTGGTCGGCATACTGATACCAGGCGGCCGGATCATTCACGTCAACCTGCTGAGCCAGCGCCTTGTGGGGCAGCACGAGGCTGTTGACGGAGCCCTGCGAATCGAAGTACAGGCAGAAGGCCACAATGGGACCGTCCTCGGGGTGCTGGGCGCCATACGTATCCAGAAACGCCTGCGTGTCGGCCCGCACTGATTCGCCCAGGGCCTGGAAGTCAAACTTTTTCTTTTTCGCCACGGTCAGAACGTTTGGCAGCTTCAAGACGACAGCCAGGCCTTAGCTGGGCTGTTCAATCATCAGGTTGTGGTTGGTGTAGATGCAGATGTCGGCGGCAATGTGCAGGGCATCTTCCACCATCTGGCGGGCCGTGAGGTGGGGCGCGTGCTTCTTCAGAGCCAGGGCGGCGGCCTGGGCATACATGGCCCCCGAGCCGATGGCGGCCACGTCGGAGTCGGGCTCGAGCACGTCGCCGGTGCCGGCAATGATGAGCAGCTCGTCTTTGTCGGCCACGACCATCATGGCTTCGAGCTTGCGCAGGTACTGGTCTTTGCGCCACTCCTTGGCCAGCTCAATGGCGGCCCGGCGCAGCTGCCCGCCGTAGCCGTTGAGCTTTTCCTCAAACTTGTCGAGCAGCATGAAGGCGTCGGCCGTGGAGCCGGCAAAGCCCGTGACGACTTTGCCGTCCTGGAGCTTGCGCACCTTGCGCACGTTGCTCTTGGCCACGTGCTTGTCCATAGTGGCCTGGCCGTCGGCGCCGAGGGCAATTTC belongs to Hymenobacter cellulosilyticus and includes:
- the hslV gene encoding ATP-dependent protease subunit HslV; this encodes MRIRSTTVLGIRHNGEIALGADGQATMDKHVAKSNVRKVRKLQDGKVVTGFAGSTADAFMLLDKFEEKLNGYGGQLRRAAIELAKEWRKDQYLRKLEAMMVVADKDELLIIAGTGDVLEPDSDVAAIGSGAMYAQAAALALKKHAPHLTARQMVEDALHIAADICIYTNHNLMIEQPS
- a CDS encoding DUF3667 domain-containing protein; protein product: MEATSTFAIDLALAGSGHGATGGHVPGHGPATCLNCGTHVPERFCGHCGQDAHHTHRLNLAHMLHEIPHSIWHVDKGIQHSIWNILRRPGTTIRSYLAGQRKYHFPPLSLLLLVTGTYAFLFAVLHIDIVPPRDPAMPEAVWLAQKDAASFMAKYMSWVYVGLVPLIAIFARLFLRRGGYNYAECLVIVAFITAICNFLTLLTFPIVYFYSGTPQVQLVSYVVSALSLGYATWAYGAMLAHTGMSLAGRLLRGFFPFLLGIMLPSMLMGYIMMSRQPDAVKKEYGQYLLRKQQAKAAPAPARP